The following are encoded in a window of Armatimonadota bacterium genomic DNA:
- a CDS encoding DegT/DnrJ/EryC1/StrS family aminotransferase, which produces MELLGEVIRSGQLGALNGPFTTRFEAEFAAMIGAKFGVAMNCAMSVLHASVICADAGAGTEVICDPVFIFGALASLYNNAIPKFVDIDPDRHTLDPSKLEEAINERTRAVIVTHAWGLPADMDPIMEIARRHNLLVIEDIAHAILAKYKGRYTGTLGDIGSFSFQASKQMSLGDGGMATTNNEELAKKLDLHAGAPTFYSVAYGLHYNYRMNELTSAVGIAQLEKLPKLIEGLKANAKYFDQAIADCKWLSPQCAPNAESTYHFWAANFRGEEYGLSLEEFRKAIEESKCGINLGYTGMPAYKHPVIKDRLAHAFHCGSVKEKVEYPDGLCPIAEKVIPRMVLAYTLVPEDTAKASAEKLHTVIEKLQG; this is translated from the coding sequence ATGGAACTCCTGGGCGAGGTTATTCGCTCAGGACAGCTTGGAGCGCTGAATGGGCCTTTTACCACGCGCTTTGAAGCCGAATTCGCCGCGATGATTGGCGCGAAGTTTGGCGTAGCAATGAACTGCGCCATGAGTGTGCTACACGCGTCGGTCATATGTGCAGATGCAGGAGCAGGAACCGAAGTAATCTGTGACCCTGTGTTTATATTTGGGGCGCTAGCTAGTCTTTATAACAACGCAATCCCCAAATTTGTTGACATAGACCCGGACAGACATACTCTCGATCCATCGAAGCTGGAAGAGGCAATCAACGAGCGAACAAGAGCTGTTATTGTGACACATGCCTGGGGCCTCCCAGCGGACATGGACCCAATCATGGAAATTGCGCGCCGGCATAATCTTCTTGTGATTGAAGACATTGCCCACGCTATTCTAGCAAAATACAAAGGCCGGTACACGGGAACACTTGGAGATATAGGCTCATTCAGCTTCCAAGCAAGCAAGCAGATGTCGCTTGGCGATGGCGGAATGGCAACAACAAACAATGAGGAGCTAGCCAAGAAGCTTGATCTCCACGCCGGCGCGCCAACGTTTTATTCGGTCGCATACGGCTTGCATTATAACTATCGAATGAATGAGCTGACATCTGCTGTTGGAATTGCGCAGTTAGAGAAACTCCCCAAACTCATAGAAGGTCTAAAGGCAAACGCAAAGTACTTCGACCAAGCTATCGCTGATTGCAAATGGCTTTCGCCACAATGCGCACCGAACGCCGAGTCCACATACCATTTCTGGGCAGCTAATTTTAGGGGCGAAGAGTATGGCCTCAGCCTGGAAGAATTCCGCAAGGCAATTGAGGAGTCAAAATGCGGAATAAATTTGGGTTATACAGGGATGCCAGCATATAAACATCCAGTAATAAAAGACCGCCTTGCCCATGCGTTTCACTGTGGTAGCGTGAAGGAAAAGGTCGAGTACCCAGATGGCCTCTGCCCAATTGCAGAAAAGGTTATACCACGAATGGTTTTAGCCTACACCCTAGTACCTGAGGACACTGCCAAAGCCTCGGCTGAAAAGTTACATACTGTAATCGAGAAACTACAAGGCTAA
- a CDS encoding ketose-bisphosphate aldolase, with protein sequence MIVTTKELFQHAYGKYALGAYNINNAEQTMGLFRGNINSKAPFIIQISKGARSYTHKLLLEAMIRAANEIFPEAIFAVHLDHGDEETCYDCIESGFYSSVMIDASHLPFEDNVAVTKRVVEAAHAKGISVEAELGQLGGVEEDISVDEAKAHLTDPKQAAEFIERTGCDSLACAIGTSHGAFKFSGTQRLHFEVIEAIQKLVPGFPLVLHGSSSVPQEEVERINAAGGALKGAKGVDPSQYLPAAKLGVCKINIDTDGRLVWTRVHREFFRDHPEVFDFRPIGKIFMEEYAKFIASRNELLGSAGQLEAVREALKK encoded by the coding sequence ATGATTGTCACAACAAAAGAACTTTTCCAACACGCATATGGCAAGTATGCCCTTGGCGCCTACAACATCAACAACGCTGAGCAGACGATGGGCCTTTTTAGGGGCAACATAAACTCCAAAGCCCCGTTCATTATTCAAATTTCGAAGGGCGCAAGGTCATACACCCACAAGCTCTTGCTTGAAGCCATGATTCGTGCAGCAAACGAAATCTTCCCTGAGGCAATTTTTGCAGTTCATCTTGATCACGGCGATGAAGAGACATGCTATGATTGCATAGAATCTGGCTTCTACTCTTCGGTAATGATTGATGCAAGCCACCTACCATTCGAAGATAATGTAGCTGTCACCAAGCGAGTTGTAGAAGCAGCCCACGCAAAGGGCATCAGCGTTGAGGCTGAGCTCGGCCAATTGGGTGGAGTAGAAGAAGACATCAGTGTTGACGAAGCGAAAGCCCATTTAACCGACCCGAAGCAAGCAGCCGAATTTATCGAGCGGACTGGCTGCGATAGCCTAGCATGCGCAATTGGCACAAGCCATGGAGCCTTTAAGTTCTCGGGCACCCAAAGGCTCCACTTCGAGGTCATCGAAGCAATACAGAAGCTAGTTCCCGGCTTCCCATTGGTTTTACATGGTTCATCCTCTGTACCTCAGGAAGAAGTAGAGCGAATCAACGCAGCTGGTGGAGCGTTAAAAGGAGCAAAAGGCGTAGACCCAAGCCAATATTTACCAGCAGCCAAGCTAGGCGTATGTAAGATTAACATTGACACTGACGGCCGACTGGTATGGACAAGGGTGCACCGGGAGTTCTTCCGCGACCATCCTGAGGTCTTCGACTTTCGCCCAATTGGCAAGATTTTCATGGAAGAGTACGCCAAATTCATAGCTAGCCGAAACGAGCTTCTGGGCTCTGCTGGCCAGCTGGAAGCCGTACGCGAAGCTTTGAAAAAGTAA
- a CDS encoding PfkB family carbohydrate kinase has protein sequence MPDVVCLGEALIDFIPLESGVPLMEVTAFKKAPGGAPANVAAGLSKLGNPSAFVGKVGDDPFGHFLEKTFRENGVDTSRLIFDKTALTGLAFVALSAEGVPEFMFYRNPSADMLLRQDELDMQFIKSAKAFHFGSITLISEPCKSATEAAIKCSVESNLLISYDPNLRKPLWPSLDQAKKQMLAAMIYPHVVKVSEEELAFLTNKSDVSEGAKELISSYPNIALLAITLGAEGCYFRTTRLEGYEAALKVKVVDTTGAGDGFVAGMLSCLLALTTNPNEIASLEKDEIHKIFKFANAVAGITTTKHGAITALPTRAEVEAIIKQYCL, from the coding sequence ATGCCTGACGTTGTCTGCCTTGGCGAAGCATTAATAGATTTCATTCCGCTTGAGAGCGGAGTGCCACTAATGGAAGTCACAGCCTTCAAAAAGGCACCCGGTGGCGCCCCCGCCAATGTAGCTGCAGGGCTTTCAAAGCTAGGCAATCCCAGTGCATTCGTAGGCAAAGTTGGCGATGACCCTTTTGGCCACTTCCTTGAAAAAACATTCCGAGAGAATGGCGTTGATACTAGCCGACTGATTTTTGATAAGACAGCGCTTACTGGCCTTGCTTTCGTTGCTCTAAGCGCAGAAGGCGTCCCAGAGTTCATGTTCTACCGCAACCCCAGCGCCGATATGCTGCTTAGACAAGATGAGCTTGACATGCAATTCATCAAATCCGCCAAGGCTTTCCATTTCGGCTCCATAACTCTCATATCCGAACCGTGCAAATCTGCAACCGAAGCAGCAATAAAATGCTCAGTTGAAAGCAACCTTTTAATCTCATACGACCCCAACCTAAGAAAACCCCTTTGGCCAAGTCTAGACCAAGCCAAGAAGCAAATGCTAGCGGCAATGATTTATCCACATGTAGTTAAAGTAAGCGAAGAAGAATTAGCATTTTTGACCAACAAGTCCGACGTATCCGAAGGGGCAAAAGAATTAATTAGCAGTTATCCGAACATTGCCCTCCTAGCGATTACCCTTGGCGCTGAAGGTTGCTATTTCAGAACCACGCGACTTGAAGGATATGAGGCTGCTTTAAAGGTCAAAGTAGTTGACACCACGGGCGCTGGTGACGGTTTCGTTGCTGGAATGCTATCTTGTCTCTTGGCGTTAACCACAAATCCAAACGAGATAGCTAGTCTTGAAAAAGATGAAATCCATAAAATATTTAAGTTTGCAAATGCTGTAGCCGGAATAACAACGACCAAACACGGAGCAATAACTGCGCTCCCCACTCGCGCTGAGGTCGAAGCAATCATTAAACAATATTGTTTATAA
- the raiA gene encoding ribosome-associated translation inhibitor RaiA has product MRVTVKGKNMEVTDALQRYAEKKIEKLGKYFSEIKEAIVTQSVQRNWHIVEVMLEGDGIVLRGEERSDNMYASIDQVVEKLEKQIKRFKGKLYDRVHEEPPKEIIKPVAEEEEEEEILEEEEEEAPEIVRTKKFALKPMLPEEAALQMELLNHDFFVFLNADTNAINVLYKRKDGHYGLIEPEV; this is encoded by the coding sequence ATGCGAGTAACCGTCAAAGGGAAAAACATGGAAGTGACGGACGCCCTGCAGAGGTATGCGGAAAAAAAGATAGAAAAGCTTGGCAAATATTTCAGCGAAATTAAAGAAGCAATCGTCACACAAAGCGTGCAACGCAACTGGCACATCGTCGAGGTTATGCTCGAGGGTGATGGCATAGTTCTCCGAGGCGAAGAGCGCTCAGACAACATGTACGCATCAATAGACCAAGTTGTTGAAAAACTAGAGAAGCAAATCAAGCGATTCAAAGGCAAGCTTTACGACCGTGTGCATGAAGAACCCCCAAAGGAAATAATCAAGCCAGTTGCTGAAGAGGAAGAAGAGGAAGAAATCCTGGAAGAAGAGGAAGAAGAGGCGCCAGAGATTGTGCGAACGAAGAAGTTCGCGCTCAAACCAATGCTTCCCGAGGAAGCCGCGCTACAAATGGAGCTATTAAACCATGATTTCTTCGTGTTTCTCAACGCCGATACAAATGCAATCAACGTCTTGTATAAGCGAAAAGACGGACACTATGGTTTAATTGAACCTGAAGTTTGA
- a CDS encoding secondary thiamine-phosphate synthase enzyme YjbQ: MVYQSEININTRESHEMHDITSQIAAIVRESGVIKGIVNVFNIGSTGAVGTIEFEPGLTKDLPAILNRLIPPSRDYAHEKTWHDGNGHSHLQATILGPSLTVPIADGKLVLGAWQQIFFLECDIKPRRRTIFVTVYGE; the protein is encoded by the coding sequence ATGGTTTATCAATCTGAGATAAACATCAACACTCGTGAAAGCCACGAAATGCATGATATCACAAGCCAAATTGCAGCAATTGTCCGCGAATCAGGAGTAATCAAGGGCATCGTCAATGTTTTTAATATTGGGAGCACTGGAGCTGTCGGCACGATTGAGTTTGAACCAGGGCTTACCAAAGATTTGCCAGCAATTCTCAACAGGCTGATCCCGCCGAGCCGCGATTACGCCCATGAAAAAACCTGGCACGATGGAAACGGCCACTCGCATCTTCAAGCTACGATTCTCGGACCTTCGCTAACTGTACCAATTGCGGATGGAAAGCTGGTCCTCGGAGCTTGGCAACAGATATTCTTTCTCGAATGCGATATCAAGCCCCGTCGCCGCACAATTTTTGTGACGGTATATGGAGAATAG
- a CDS encoding cupin domain-containing protein — protein MPVIRTSEKPMGEGNRPEWCKVTSAGIFGVPRENGRFDCHFHDCDEYWLIFQGKAKVMSEGHEYYVKPGDIVCTRAGDEHDVIEVYEDLWAFWFEDATPKGGRIGHLHKDEEKSKGHPVPAKPLPSDFPT, from the coding sequence ATGCCAGTAATTCGCACGTCTGAAAAGCCAATGGGTGAGGGAAACAGACCTGAGTGGTGCAAAGTTACAAGTGCCGGGATATTCGGCGTCCCTCGAGAAAATGGAAGATTTGATTGCCACTTTCATGACTGCGATGAATATTGGCTTATATTTCAGGGTAAGGCAAAAGTAATGTCCGAAGGGCATGAGTATTATGTCAAACCTGGAGATATTGTTTGCACTCGTGCCGGCGACGAACACGACGTTATAGAAGTTTACGAAGATTTGTGGGCATTTTGGTTTGAGGACGCCACTCCGAAAGGAGGGCGCATTGGCCACCTTCATAAGGATGAAGAAAAAAGCAAAGGCCACCCAGTGCCTGCCAAACCATTGCCAAGTGACTTTCCAACATAA
- a CDS encoding RidA family protein — MTKQPVVTSRAPAAIGPYSQAIRAGEFLFISGQLGVDPATGRFVEGDTAAQTDRALRNIMNILEDSGATLNDVVKTTIYLADLNDFAIVNEVYGRYFDTEPPARATVEVSRLPKDAKVEIEAIAWLGQ, encoded by the coding sequence ATGACAAAACAACCAGTTGTTACATCACGTGCCCCTGCTGCAATTGGTCCTTATTCACAAGCAATTCGAGCCGGCGAGTTTCTATTTATCTCCGGTCAATTAGGGGTCGACCCAGCTACGGGCAGATTTGTAGAGGGAGACACAGCAGCCCAGACAGACCGGGCTTTGCGAAATATTATGAACATTCTCGAGGATTCTGGAGCAACGCTTAACGACGTGGTAAAAACAACAATTTATCTAGCTGATTTGAATGATTTTGCAATCGTAAATGAAGTATATGGTAGATATTTTGATACCGAGCCCCCGGCACGAGCCACCGTTGAAGTCTCCAGATTGCCAAAAGATGCCAAAGTTGAAATCGAAGCGATTGCCTGGTTAGGTCAATAA
- a CDS encoding diguanylate cyclase — protein MRKLKLKGNLESRLCILTSGLLFALLLAVGHLVISEQSKALNDQKTDKYQVLSRILALSFSPITEVGDMNKYRAFAERFMKADADILFVVISESSGKTLFAQSRLSKDYNQKNLFGRQSSNLLRFLRTLDLSGGKNFQIVNIPTMIKPGEMGTIGVGFGTQTVDMIIEGLQARLLCVFAVAFLVGLVGTISLARAISRPIRQLTAAARAVSSGNLDVTIPIKSADEIGELAGAFNHMVVALKESRDRLIERANTDGLTDLYNHRYFQERLGKELSRAERYGRPLSIIMLDIDHFKALNDTHGHPFGDVVLQEVAKLLVSSVRDIDVVSRYGGEEFAIILPESQASEAVAVAERLRSAVRRHCFIGKDGQSIPVTISLGVAQYPIHSTEREGLIMAADLAMYQAKSMGRNRVVAFSSDFSTDKSADPYRLYLLLHATDISTIEAIAAAVDAKEQREPGTSCAVMQDAVALAEALGLSEQERNDVKIASLLHDIGKLGISASILRKNGDLTEEEKRVIRSHPALGYAIVQKSPHLKSMLPGILYHHEAWDGSGYPNCLKGEEIPLIARIIAIVDAYHAMMTDRVHGKKMTPDEAKEELRRCAGTQFDPNLVELFINILDRRKADNRMAA, from the coding sequence ATGAGGAAGTTAAAACTAAAAGGCAATCTTGAGTCAAGATTGTGTATCTTGACTTCAGGATTGCTTTTTGCATTACTCCTTGCTGTGGGGCATTTAGTTATCTCGGAACAATCAAAAGCTCTCAATGACCAAAAAACCGATAAATACCAAGTACTTTCAAGAATTCTTGCTCTTTCGTTTTCTCCTATAACTGAAGTAGGCGATATGAACAAATACAGGGCATTTGCTGAGAGATTTATGAAGGCGGATGCTGACATTTTGTTTGTAGTTATAAGCGAATCAAGTGGGAAGACTCTATTTGCCCAAAGCCGACTGTCTAAGGATTACAATCAGAAAAACCTATTTGGTCGTCAGTCTTCAAACCTTCTACGCTTCCTGCGTACACTTGATCTTTCAGGAGGTAAAAACTTCCAAATTGTGAACATTCCGACAATGATTAAGCCTGGGGAAATGGGCACGATTGGAGTCGGTTTTGGCACTCAGACGGTTGATATGATTATTGAGGGTTTGCAAGCGCGATTGTTATGCGTTTTTGCTGTAGCTTTTCTTGTCGGGTTGGTAGGAACAATCTCATTGGCGAGGGCAATTAGCAGGCCAATAAGGCAGCTTACCGCAGCGGCTCGAGCTGTTTCTTCTGGTAATTTAGATGTTACAATACCTATAAAATCTGCTGATGAAATTGGGGAGCTTGCGGGAGCGTTCAACCATATGGTTGTGGCTCTTAAAGAAAGCAGAGATCGCCTAATTGAGCGTGCTAACACTGATGGACTTACGGATCTTTATAATCACCGTTATTTTCAGGAGCGCTTAGGAAAGGAGTTAAGTCGGGCTGAGCGTTATGGCCGACCACTTTCCATCATTATGTTGGATATTGACCACTTCAAGGCGCTGAATGATACGCATGGGCATCCTTTCGGTGATGTTGTGCTCCAAGAAGTTGCAAAATTGCTTGTTAGCTCGGTACGGGATATTGACGTAGTCAGCCGCTATGGTGGCGAAGAGTTCGCTATTATACTTCCAGAATCCCAGGCGTCTGAGGCTGTTGCCGTTGCAGAAAGGCTCAGGTCAGCTGTAAGGAGGCATTGCTTCATTGGTAAAGATGGTCAAAGCATCCCCGTTACCATCAGCTTGGGGGTGGCGCAGTACCCTATCCACAGTACTGAGCGCGAAGGCTTGATAATGGCTGCTGATTTAGCCATGTACCAGGCGAAGTCTATGGGCAGAAACCGCGTAGTTGCGTTTAGTAGTGACTTTTCAACGGACAAGTCTGCTGACCCATACCGACTTTATCTACTGCTTCATGCTACTGATATTAGTACAATCGAGGCCATAGCCGCAGCAGTAGATGCAAAGGAGCAGAGAGAACCTGGTACGTCATGTGCTGTGATGCAAGATGCTGTTGCCCTTGCAGAAGCGCTTGGCTTATCGGAACAAGAACGAAATGATGTAAAGATTGCAAGCTTGTTGCATGACATCGGCAAGCTTGGCATCTCCGCTTCTATTTTGAGGAAGAATGGGGATCTGACCGAGGAAGAAAAGCGAGTCATTAGAAGTCATCCGGCCTTAGGCTATGCTATTGTTCAAAAGTCGCCTCATCTGAAGTCAATGCTTCCTGGAATTCTTTATCATCACGAAGCTTGGGATGGTAGCGGTTATCCAAACTGTTTAAAGGGTGAAGAGATTCCCCTGATAGCTCGCATAATTGCAATTGTTGATGCTTACCATGCAATGATGACGGACAGAGTGCATGGCAAAAAGATGACACCTGATGAAGCAAAGGAAGAGCTGCGGCGGTGTGCAGGCACACAATTCGACCCGAATCTAGTGGAGCTGTTCATTAATATATTAGACAGAAGGAAAGCAGATAACAGGATGGCGGCATAA
- a CDS encoding PQQ-binding-like beta-propeller repeat protein, producing the protein MFRHDLRHTGASPIHDPPMASTFWKYYTGGGYSSCAVGSDGTIYIAAGSYLNALYPDGRLKWKCLIGTVDRSSPAIAADGTVYVGSTNDMLYAVNPNGTVKWSYLTGGDVTSSPAIGPDGTVYVGSRDGKLYAINPNGTLKWAAQCGTSVHTSSPAVGPDGTIYVGSYDKNLYAINPDGSEKWRFPTGAEVLSSPAITADGNTIYFSSWDRKLYAVNKNGTLLWTFPIALKSGSTSSSPAIAPDGTIYIGSNYGTLHAISSVGTEIWRFETGSDIRSSPAVSADGTIYFGTWDGYLYALNPNGTLKWRFLAKSGIYASPAISADGTVVVSATDGYVYGGLRGTPPATNPPSNLTATVISETQVHLQWQDNSNNEYGFRIERRLAPYLNFTLVAVVGAGVTSYDDSGVGSGLTYCYRVCAYQEGGNSGYTNEACVTMPGLAAPTDLVAVGISESEVSLTWRDWSATELGFAIERMTGPNGHFRQIAVVGPNVTSYTDAGLARAETYYYRIRSFDAVRYSIYSNEAWAQTHGMDFSDVTLGNTSRKQMALTFDAGVTPIRPGLLNILRQYKVYSTFFITGKVAEAEPWNVVQAAVDGHYIGNHTYTHPDLTTCSDEEVIYQLTKTDDVLYSICGHHARPYFRAPSLKRDARVLALAQSVGYRDIACTAGGGDYSGWTVEQIINNTLSNARNGCIMLYHCSPENTEIAMPTIITELRNRGYELVTVPEILAPEVVTSPNGLINPGWNLISIPTEPANPNPLVVFRNVEIDGNLYRWDKDFVSYFSFDSWDVETFGTVSPDEGYWLYTTAPVTIKCAGAQPSAARHIKLAQTSPSPVKWTVIGYPFSIAQPISNCRVNNPNATDPKELPIAEAAAAGWISSTFWWWDSACGSLRTVGLPDDWPDTTQLEPWRGYWVQSFTNGLDLIIPKP; encoded by the coding sequence ATGTTTCGCCATGACCTTCGACACACGGGTGCAAGTCCAATCCATGATCCTCCTATGGCTTCAACCTTCTGGAAATATTATACGGGCGGGGGTTACAGCTCTTGTGCAGTCGGCTCTGATGGCACTATTTACATTGCCGCTGGTTCGTATCTAAATGCTTTGTACCCAGATGGCAGGCTAAAGTGGAAATGCTTAATTGGCACCGTAGATCGCTCAAGTCCAGCAATAGCGGCAGACGGAACAGTATATGTTGGCTCAACCAATGACATGCTCTATGCTGTCAATCCCAACGGCACCGTAAAATGGAGTTATCTAACTGGGGGCGATGTAACAAGTTCTCCGGCAATCGGGCCAGATGGAACTGTTTATGTTGGTTCAAGGGATGGCAAGTTGTATGCAATAAATCCCAATGGAACGCTAAAATGGGCGGCGCAGTGCGGCACTAGTGTACATACTTCATCGCCGGCAGTCGGGCCTGATGGGACAATTTACGTAGGCAGTTATGACAAAAACCTTTACGCTATCAATCCAGATGGTTCTGAAAAATGGCGTTTTCCTACCGGTGCCGAAGTCTTGAGCTCGCCAGCAATTACAGCAGATGGAAACACTATATATTTTTCTTCGTGGGACCGAAAGCTCTATGCAGTTAACAAAAACGGCACACTGCTTTGGACATTTCCTATTGCCCTTAAATCTGGAAGCACTTCGTCTTCTCCTGCTATCGCCCCTGACGGCACAATCTATATAGGGTCGAATTACGGAACGCTCCATGCAATTTCTTCGGTTGGGACTGAAATTTGGCGATTTGAAACAGGGTCAGATATTCGCTCGTCGCCTGCAGTTAGTGCGGATGGTACGATATATTTTGGGACATGGGATGGCTACCTGTATGCTCTCAATCCAAACGGCACTCTAAAATGGCGGTTTCTTGCCAAAAGTGGTATATATGCTTCCCCGGCAATTTCTGCAGATGGTACTGTTGTCGTTAGCGCAACTGATGGTTATGTGTATGGCGGTTTGAGGGGAACACCTCCCGCCACCAATCCGCCGAGCAACCTTACTGCTACCGTAATTTCTGAAACCCAGGTTCATCTTCAATGGCAAGATAACTCCAACAATGAATATGGCTTTAGGATTGAGCGGCGGCTTGCACCTTACCTTAACTTTACTTTGGTAGCAGTAGTTGGAGCTGGCGTTACCTCTTATGATGATTCTGGCGTGGGTAGTGGTTTGACATACTGCTATCGGGTATGCGCCTATCAGGAGGGCGGCAACTCTGGCTACACAAACGAAGCGTGCGTCACTATGCCTGGATTGGCCGCCCCAACTGATTTGGTAGCAGTTGGTATATCAGAATCAGAGGTAAGTCTAACTTGGAGAGATTGGTCTGCAACCGAGCTGGGCTTTGCGATTGAGCGAATGACGGGTCCAAACGGACATTTTCGCCAAATTGCAGTTGTTGGTCCTAACGTGACGTCCTATACCGACGCGGGCCTTGCTCGCGCAGAAACATATTACTATCGCATACGGAGTTTTGACGCGGTAAGATATTCTATATACTCTAACGAAGCATGGGCGCAAACTCATGGTATGGATTTCTCCGACGTAACTTTGGGCAATACCTCAAGGAAGCAGATGGCGCTGACGTTTGATGCTGGGGTAACGCCAATCCGTCCAGGTTTGCTTAATATCTTGAGGCAGTATAAAGTCTATAGTACATTTTTCATCACTGGCAAAGTGGCCGAAGCTGAGCCATGGAATGTTGTCCAGGCTGCGGTTGATGGGCACTACATCGGCAATCACACGTACACCCATCCCGACCTCACCACCTGTAGCGACGAGGAAGTTATCTATCAACTTACGAAAACAGATGACGTGTTATATTCGATATGTGGCCACCATGCTAGGCCATATTTCAGAGCGCCAAGTCTCAAGAGAGACGCGCGGGTACTTGCGCTTGCGCAAAGCGTGGGTTATCGAGATATCGCATGCACAGCGGGTGGGGGAGATTATAGTGGCTGGACTGTGGAGCAAATTATCAACAATACGCTTAGCAACGCAAGAAATGGTTGCATTATGTTATACCATTGTAGCCCGGAAAACACGGAAATCGCCATGCCAACTATAATTACTGAGCTGAGAAATAGAGGCTATGAGCTTGTTACCGTTCCTGAGATACTTGCACCAGAAGTCGTCACAAGTCCAAATGGCTTGATAAACCCTGGCTGGAATCTGATTTCGATTCCTACCGAGCCTGCCAACCCCAATCCTCTTGTCGTTTTTCGTAACGTGGAAATTGACGGTAATTTATACCGGTGGGATAAGGATTTTGTGAGCTACTTTTCCTTTGACTCATGGGATGTTGAAACATTCGGTACCGTTAGTCCAGACGAAGGCTACTGGCTCTATACCACCGCGCCGGTAACAATAAAGTGCGCCGGTGCCCAACCCTCAGCTGCTCGACACATAAAACTTGCCCAGACATCGCCATCTCCTGTCAAATGGACGGTAATAGGCTATCCGTTTTCAATAGCTCAGCCAATAAGCAACTGCAGGGTGAATAATCCAAATGCTACGGACCCCAAAGAACTGCCAATTGCAGAGGCTGCGGCGGCTGGCTGGATTTCGAGCACTTTTTGGTGGTGGGACTCGGCCTGTGGTTCTCTTCGAACAGTAGGTTTGCCGGATGATTGGCCTGACACAACGCAGCTAGAGCCCTGGCGTGGATATTGGGTTCAATCTTTCACAAATGGCTTGGATCTTATAATCCCAAAGCCATAA